In the genome of Candidatus Pristimantibacillus lignocellulolyticus, the window CCAAGATATCTAGCACGAGGCCCCATGTCGCGATGCGTAAGCTTAAACCATGCACGAGCAAATACGTCTGCAAATTCCTCAGGATCTTGATGGAAACGGCGAGAAATTTTTTCGTAAGCTGGATCGATACGCAATGCCATATCTGCAGTAGTCATCATCGTCGGAACACGAACGGAGGAATCTTCTGCATCTGGTGCAAGATGCTCATCGGCTACATTAATGGCAACCCATTGGTGTGCGCCTGCTGGGCTTTTCGTAAGTTCCCATTCATATCCAAATAATAGATCAAAAAAGCCGTTATCCCATTGTGTAGGATTCGCCGTCCATGCGCCTTCTACGCCACTAGTAATCGTGTCACGACCTTTGCCAGTACCATGCGAACTTAACCAACCTAAGCCTTGAGCTTCAATAGCAGCAGCTTCAGGATCATGACCGACAAGAGAAGCATCTCCTGCACCATGTGCTTTACCAAATGTATGACCACCTGCAACTAATGCAACGGTTTCTTCATCGTTCATTCCCATTCTTGCGAACGTTTCGCGTATGTCACGACCACTTGCAAGCGGATCAGGATTTCCATTAGGACCTTCTGGGTTCACATAGATTAGACCCATTTGCACTGCGGCAAGTGGATTTTCTAGCTCTCGATCGCCACTGTAACGTTTATCGTCAAGCCATACTTTTTCATTACCCCAATAAATATCTTCTTCTGGATGCCAAACGTCTAGTCGTCCACCACCAAAGCCAAATGTCTTACCACCCATAGATTCAATTGCCACATTACCAGTTAAAATGAACAAGTCTGCCCATGAAATCTTGTTGCCGTACTTTTGCTTAATCGGCCATAGCAGACGACGAGATTTATCGAGGTTACCGTTGTCTGGCCAGCTATTAAGCGGAGCAAAACGCTGTGATCCACTACCAGCACCACCACGACCATCGCCTGTACGATACGTACCAGCGGAGTGCCAAGCCATTCGAATAAAGAACGGACCATAATGACCGTAGTCGGCTGGCCACCATGATTGACTATCTGTCATAAGCGTATGAAGATCTTGCTTAAGGGCAGTGTAGTCTAGCGTATTAAATTGTTCTACGTAATTAAAATCTTCTTCCATAGGATTAGACTTTCTGTCATGCTGATGCAAAATGTTCAAGTTCAATTGGTTCGGCCACCAATCTCTATTGGAGGTACCGCTAGATTTGTGACTAGTAGCACTGCCGTGCATTACAGGGCATTTGCCTGTGTTAGCATTAACTTTTGTGTCCATTTGATCATCTCCTATTCAATTAAAAGAAGTAGTAAGTAAGAATGGTTCTAATTCTTTTTATATAGCTATTTCCGGAATTAATCAATGATAAATTTCACTATTCATGTAATCTTCACATGGGTTGATAAAAGGCACTTTAAGGAATAATTCCCCCTTTGTAAAATTCCGATATAGGTTTATGCTTATAGTATTAAAGATTTGGTAGTTTTGACTAACTCTACTTTCAACGTCTTGTAGATGGTAAAATGGTAATAACTCAAAAAAACTTGTATTTATTTGAATATCTTTAGAGAAAAGGAAACGATTATTATGTTCCGATTGAAATCTAAAAGTTTGTTTTCCTTGATTGTATTAGTTGTCTTTATTCTGACCTCTTGTGACAAAACAATAGAAGATCGCAGTATAGGATTACAACATCAATACAGTAATAACGAAAACAATGAAAACCGTGAACAAAAACTGCATTTATTTATTACTGAAAAGTTAATGGGCTCCCAAGGAGTATTTACTAACCTGAAGGATACTGATCAAAATGATTCCTTTGCCACTGGTCATGAGATATTGAGCGAATCTATGGGATTGTTAATGAGGTACTATGCATTAACAGATCAGCAGGATAAGTTTGATGATAGTTTTAGGCTTTCGCAAGAGGTTTTTTTGACGGAAAGTGGCTTTAGCTACAGATATAGCCCAAAACATAATAAGTTATATACGGTGAATGCAGCTGTTGATGATCTTAGAATCATTAGAGCACTATATGAAGCAGCAGAAATATTTGAAAATGATAGTTATTATAAGCAAGCTAATCAATATGCGGAAAGATTTATGAAATATAATACTCAAAACGGTAATTTGTTTGATTTTTATGATGAATATTATAGGGTTCAGAATAATTTCATAACGCTGTGTTATATTGATTTACGTACATTAAGCTATATTCCGAATCATCTTGATCAACAGATACATATAGATCAAATGAGCAGTATTATGCAAAATGGTTATTTATCCGACGAGTTTCCCTTTTATGAAACGAGATACTCGTATGAAACAAAGGACTATCAGGCGGAAGATATTAATACAATTGAATCAATGCTGACGATTTTATCGCTTGCGGAAGTTGGCATGCAACGACTTGAAAGTATTGAGTATATTAAGAAGAATGTGCAGCATGGAACTTTGTACGGAAAATATGCTAAAGATGGTACTCCTAAAACTGATATTCAATCTACTGCAATCTATGCGATTGCTGCAATGATTGGCTCAGAGATTGGAGACGAAGAGTTATACAAGCAAAGTATTAATCAGATGGAGCGGTTTCAGGTACTTAAAGAAGGCAGTGAATTATATGGGGCATACGGTGATTTAGGGTCAATGCAAGCCTATTCTTTTGATAATTTGCAAGCACTATTAGCTTACGCCTATTAAATATAAGTGAAAAGGCTGGATTAACTATGAAGTTAAGAGAATATCTATATGAGGCAGAAGAGCGATATTATATTACACCGGCATCGGTCGCAGCTATTGGTGTATTTATTATTGCCATAATTACACTTTTCGTGCCTCCTTATATTGGAATGGCTGATAACGGAGACTACTTTCGAATTTTGTATAGCAACGGTTTGTTTTTTAATGATCCTAACTATGACAGTAAATACTTAGGTTATTTCATTAAAAATTATGGGATTTTTCAATATTTCAACGAAAATGGATCATCTATTTTTTCATCGCAATCCATATTTATCAAACTGTCACTCCTTATTAATCAATGGTTTTACAGTTCAGAAATATTTGATATCAGGATACAAGCCGCAATCTATTTGGTTTTATATGTAATTGGAATCTATTTGTTAGTTGAGGCGTTGACTTGGAAGCTTAGAAATATAAAAGCCTATATTATTAGTCTTCTTACAATATTTATTTTTGCAGATACTGCATATACAGCTTTCTTTAATTCGTTTTTTAGTGAGAGTGTCGTACTTATTTCATTAATATACATGGTTGCATCTCTACTGCTCATAAGAGTGGGTAGATATAATGTTTATGTTTTATTAATCGTATTTACAGCTGCCAGCTTGCTTCTAACAACGAGTAAGCAACAAAATGCTCCAGTTGGTGTCATCATTGCATTCATGGGGATCTTATTAATATTTGTAAAGAGAAATAAAATTTATCGAATCATAACAGCAATTTCACTTTCCACAATTTTATTTGCAGGAATTGGCTCTTATATATTAATTAGTGATGAATTTCAAAACATCAATATGTTTCATGCAATGAATAGGGGGATACTATTAAATTCCTCTGATCCTGAGGCAGCCTTAGAATCCTTCGGTATCGATCGGCAATATGCCGTACTAAGTGGGGACATTTATTATTTACCTTACTCAACAGTCGATGTTAATTCTAATATGCTTCTAGAAAATTATTATAATAAATATGGGTCTTTTTCAATCTTGGCATACTATATTATGCATCCGAACAAAGCCGCAGAAATGATGGATTTAGCAGCGAAAACTGGTTTTGCTATACGTCCTGCAGCAATGGGGAATTATGAAATATCTGTAGGGAAAGAGTTTGGTGCCCAAACTTCCTTTTTCTCCTTATACAGTGATATGAAGCAAGCTTCTGCTCCTAAAACATTCGGCTTTATCGTCATTTGGTCTGGTGTAATTATTGGATACTTTGCCCCAACAATTATTTCGGCAATTCGGAAAAAGGATAGGGAAGCGATGATTACATTCCCTTTAATGCTTACGTTAATCGCTATAGCTATCTCTGCTATGCTTGTTTCAATTGTTGGTGCAGGAGATGCAGATTTGGCTAAACACCAATTTCTATTCACAGCATGTTTTGATGTGATAACATATTTGTTTATCTCAAGTTGGCTAGGTCGCAAACTATGATGGAAGGACGTAGAAATGAGGCTAATAGTATGAAACATTTAGTATTACGAATTGTTATTTTAGTAATAGGACTTTCCGTCCTCTGGACTAGTCAGGCTGTAAATGCTGAACAAAATAGACAAAATGTTTTGTTAGTGTACGATAGTTATGCAACCGGCACTTCAAAAGAGGGAAATGTTGACTCACTTAAGCGTCTCTTAGGTGGCTTAGGAGTAAATGTGACAGTCTTGGATTCTGAAAATTATGAGCAAGGTGACGTAGATGATTTTACTTACGTTATCATTTTAAGAAATCAGGTGGCACAAACTGCTGGAGTAGATGTACTTATGCGAGATATCGAACAGTATCAAGGAAAATATTTGCATATAGGTATAAACCCCTCAAAGCAATTAGTAAACGGATTACAATTGACAGTTCAATCTAAGCAATCAACAACCGTTAATATAACAATTGATGGATTCAACGACTCTTTACTATTAAGTAAAAATGATGTTATTATTCAGTCTTTTTCTGAAAATGCTCACACATATGGAACACTTGAATCTGAGCTTGATGGTATCCATGCACCATATGGACTGAACAATGATAAGTATGCTTACCTTTCTTTTTACAATGAATCAGATGTAAGTGAGTGGAGTGCAGCCTATATATTGAAAGATTGGTTAAATATATCTGATCAAGGGAAACTACATGTAATGTTAACAGATGTTTATCCATTTTCAGATTTTGATAAGTTGCGAGAGATTAGTGACACGTTGTATGAAGCGGGTATTCCATTTTTAGTTAGCTCCAAACCTATCTTTAATAATTTTGATTATCCTGCCGCAAAACGATACGCTGAAACATTGAAATATATACAATCACGAAATGGTACGATTATTGTAGATACTCCTGCTGTATATTCTGCAAATAGTGGGGACTTAACGATATTAAGGAAAAACATAGTATCATATATTGATTTCTTGGTAAGTCATGAAGTGGCTCCGCTAGGAGCAACGGCGGAAATGTATTGGTTTCAAGACAAGTATTATATGTCAGAAGGATTAGCCTTTTATGATTCCACAATTATGCTTCCAAATATCAAAGTAATGAGTAATCAACCAACGAATACCGTCAATACTTTCGATTCCTCGTTATATAGCATCTCCTTGGATAAATGGAAAGGGTATGCTTTGCCTAGTCAATTAATAAGCGATCTCCCCTTGAATATCGTACTAACACTAGATATAGACGAACTTGAAGGAATTGATGATCAATTGAGATGGTTATCGGGAGCTTGGTATCAGTTTCATGATTTTAAATCATCTGCACATCGAGTTACTACTGAAAAAAATGTGATTACTTCAAGCCAAGGTATTTTACAAATTAACGACGCTGTCGTTGCTATGCATCGAAACTATACGGATATAACCTCAGATTATACTTATGTTGAAGAGCAGGATGCAAGCTTTGAGACGTTCTTTACTTTTCAAAATAAGATATTCATAATTCTTATCATTATTATTCTGATTATCTTTATGTTTTTATTATTTATTGGTTATCGAATGTATAGGAAAAAATATGTTAGGGAAGGAGAATGAGAATGACCATCGCAGACTTTTTAATGCTGTTCTCGGTTATTAGTATTTGGTCATTGTTGCTAGTTAATGTTGTATTAATTATATCCGGATATTTATATTACATTAAAAATGACAAAAGAAAAATCCCTATCATTGAAGGAGAAGCACCGTTTGTCTCCATCATGGTACCTGCTCATAATGAAGCTAAAGTCATCATACAGACTGTACGATCATTACTAGCATTAGATTATCCACACGATCGCTATGAAATTATTGTTATCAACGATAATTCTTCTGATAATAGCAAAGACTTACTTCAACATTTAAAGGAGCAACACGCTCTCAGAAACTTAGTCATTATCAATACGGATGCTGAAACAGGTGGTAAGGGTAAATCCAATGCATTAAATATTGGGTTTCAGACAAGTAAAGGGGAAATTATTGCAATCTATGATGCAGATAATACTCCAGAAAAGAACGC includes:
- the katG gene encoding catalase/peroxidase HPI; translation: MHGSATSHKSSGTSNRDWWPNQLNLNILHQHDRKSNPMEEDFNYVEQFNTLDYTALKQDLHTLMTDSQSWWPADYGHYGPFFIRMAWHSAGTYRTGDGRGGAGSGSQRFAPLNSWPDNGNLDKSRRLLWPIKQKYGNKISWADLFILTGNVAIESMGGKTFGFGGGRLDVWHPEEDIYWGNEKVWLDDKRYSGDRELENPLAAVQMGLIYVNPEGPNGNPDPLASGRDIRETFARMGMNDEETVALVAGGHTFGKAHGAGDASLVGHDPEAAAIEAQGLGWLSSHGTGKGRDTITSGVEGAWTANPTQWDNGFFDLLFGYEWELTKSPAGAHQWVAINVADEHLAPDAEDSSVRVPTMMTTADMALRIDPAYEKISRRFHQDPEEFADVFARAWFKLTHRDMGPRARYLGPEVPDEILIWQDPIPSVDYELTDADIEDLKTKILDSGLTISELVTTAWASASTFRGSDMRGGANGSRIRLAPQKDWEVNQPKQLAKVLTILEGIQDDFDKKVSLADLIVLGGSAAVEKAAQDAGYQVTVPFTPGRGDATEEQTDVESFAVLEPIADGFRNYEKQQYHVSAEELLVDKAQLLNLTAPEMTVLVGGMRVLGTNYGNTEHGVFTDHVGQLTNDFFVNLLDMNVAWKPIDGGVFEGRDRMTSEVVRTATRVDLVFGSNSVLRSIAEVYAQDDNKEKFVRDFVAAWVKVVNADRFDLK
- a CDS encoding DUF2334 domain-containing protein, which gives rise to MKHLVLRIVILVIGLSVLWTSQAVNAEQNRQNVLLVYDSYATGTSKEGNVDSLKRLLGGLGVNVTVLDSENYEQGDVDDFTYVIILRNQVAQTAGVDVLMRDIEQYQGKYLHIGINPSKQLVNGLQLTVQSKQSTTVNITIDGFNDSLLLSKNDVIIQSFSENAHTYGTLESELDGIHAPYGLNNDKYAYLSFYNESDVSEWSAAYILKDWLNISDQGKLHVMLTDVYPFSDFDKLREISDTLYEAGIPFLVSSKPIFNNFDYPAAKRYAETLKYIQSRNGTIIVDTPAVYSANSGDLTILRKNIVSYIDFLVSHEVAPLGATAEMYWFQDKYYMSEGLAFYDSTIMLPNIKVMSNQPTNTVNTFDSSLYSISLDKWKGYALPSQLISDLPLNIVLTLDIDELEGIDDQLRWLSGAWYQFHDFKSSAHRVTTEKNVITSSQGILQINDAVVAMHRNYTDITSDYTYVEEQDASFETFFTFQNKIFIILIIIILIIFMFLLFIGYRMYRKKYVREGE